Part of the Mus caroli chromosome 1, CAROLI_EIJ_v1.1, whole genome shotgun sequence genome, ctagggatacacacacacacacacacacacacacacacacacgcacacgcccCAAATGTGGAGTGGTCCTGATGTGGTAGTGGTAGGTCTTTAGGGGTCTCATGGGACTGACATAGTACGGTTTAAGGTGCTGCTGAGCAGGAAAGAGAAGGCTAAGTGGATTCTCAAGACCCCTTCCCGTCCGTCCAAGACAACCCCTTTCTTGTTCCCTTCCTGCCCTGTCCACCAGCTGCCTTGGACCATGGAGGAGAGCAGGCAGGAGGCCCGGGTAGGAGTAATTGAAAGGAGCAGATGAGATGGGGGAAtgcacccacccccaccttccctgCCCCACAGGGGCTGTGGAGAAATGAAAACTAATCAAATTACAGCCGACGGCCTCCCGACCCGTGCACAGGAGCCGCCTGGGCCAGGGGCAGGcctgcagggtggggtgggggcaaaaggagagggaaggggaatcACATGTAATCCACTGGAAACGTCTTGATGTGCAGCAACAGCTTAGAGGGGGGCTCAGGTTTCTGTGGCGTTGGCTATATTTATCTCTGGGTTCATGCCAGCAGGGAGGGTTTAAATGGCACCCAGCAGTTGGCGTGAGGGGCTGCGGGAGCTTGGGGGCCAGTGGCAGGAACAAGCCTTTTCCGACCTGATGGAGCTGTATGAGACATCCCCCTATTTCTACCAGGAGCCCCACTTCTATGATGGGGAAAACTACCTTCCTGTCCACCTTCAGGGCTTCGAGCCCCCGGGCTATGAGCGGACTGAGCTCAGCTTAAGCCCGGAAGCCCGAGGACCCCTGGAAGAAAAGGGACTGGGGACCCCTGAGCATTGTCCAGGCCAGTGCCTGCCGTGGGCATGTAAGGTGTGTAAGAGGAAGTCTGTGTCGGTGGACCGGAGGAGGGCAGCCACACTGAGGGAGAAGCGCAGGCTCAAGAAAGTGAATGAGGCCTTCGAGGCCCTGAAGAGGAGCACCCTGCTCAACCCCAACCAGCGGCTGCCTAAAGTGGAGATCCTGCGCAGCGCCATCCAGTACATTGAGCGCCTACAGGCCTTGCTCAGCTCCCTCAACCAGGAGGAGCGTGATCTCCGCTACCGAGGAGGGGGCGGGCCCCAGCCCATGGTAAGTGGCTAGTACACCAGATCCAGGGATAGGGCCAGAGGGAGGTGCCTGGTCAGCCTCGGGCCACCAGAGCTAGAACAGGTGCAAAGCAGGGCCCTTGGGATCCCTGGACCCCTTTCCTTGTCGGCTAAACTGTCCAGTGGCCTTCTGGGCTCATACTGTTTCCAGACCAGACAAAGGTAGTGGGTATAAATACAGATGGGGTGGGATGGACTGGCACAGGAGAACAGAAGGGGCCCGGAAACAAGCCTGCTGTAAGGGCTTTGGTGAGCCTAGGCAAAAATGAGGGGAAAGTGGCCAAAGAAACTTGCTTTGTCCCAAGTCCACAGCCTTCATTTTTGACCTGACAAAACACATTAGAATGCCCACAGGCCTGCTCAGGAGCCACCGTAACAAAATACTCTGGTTTACCACCCTTACCGCCCAAATGAAGGCGAAATTCTCATCCTAGAAGCTAGGAAAGACCTAGAAGTAGGATGTCTATGATAACATTCTAGGGTAGGTAACTGACCCTGTAACCCAGGCAGAGAGAAATACCTGAGACTGGCAGTAGACTTGACCTTGGACCTTGGCCTTGTCTTGCATGCAGGTGCCCAGCGAATGCAACTCCCACAGCGCCTCCTGCAGTCCGGAGTGGGGCAATGCACTGGAGTTCGGTCCCAACCCAGGAGGTAAGTGAATCCTGACCCTGGTAACATGGCTCAAATCCCTTAGTCCCTAACTAGGCTGGGCTTGTACCCTTATCATAAGCCCTGTCCCAATCACCCTTCAGCAGCTTTTCTAGGAACTTGCTGCCCTGAGGGCCCCAAATGGTGGGCTGGAGACCCTGTGCCTCCCGGTAGCCTTGACCAGCTAGAGTAGTCAGAGCCTCCAGCAACTTCCCTGCTGGTCTCTGACCTCAGAGAGAAGAGCCTGCTCCTGCCCTAGGGGTCCCTGGGGATCGCTGAGTCAGTGTTGTAAAACTGTGCCCTGTGCCCCAGGATATCCTGGCTTCACCTAGGGATAGCCACTTCCAAAACCTAACTGTGTTAGGGGATTTCAGAAGCAGCCCACAAGCACACGCACAGCATGGGGAGTGCTAGTGtcccggggtggggggggggcactcctGAGTCTTCCTTACCCATTTTTTCCTGGAAAACCTGTGTCAAGGGTCCCATACCCATTGCCCAGGAAACATTCTCCCACCTTTTCTTACAGATCATTTGCTCGCAGCTGACCCTACAGATGCCCACAATCTGCACTCCCTTACATCCATCGTGGACAGCATCACAGTGGAGGATATGTCTGTTGCCTTCCCAGACGAAACCATGCCCAACTGAGATTGTCTGCCAGGCTGGGTGTGCATGTGAGCCCCCAAGTTGGGGCCAAACGCTATCACTTCTGTAGCAGGGGACTTTTAAGTGGGGCTGTCCTGATGTCCAAAACAGCCCTGGGCTGCCACAAGCCAGACTCCCCAGTCCCCATTCACATAAGGCTAACACCCAGCCCAGCGAGGGAAATTAGCTGACTCCTTAAAGCAGAGAGCATCCTCTTCtgaggagagaaagatggagtcCAGAGAGCCCCCTTGTTCATGTCCCTCAGTGGGACAAACTCAGgagcttcttttttgtttatcaTAATATGCCTTGAattccacccccctcccccaccccccacaaatgAGACCGTTTGAGAGACATGAGTGCCCTGACCGGGACAAGTGTGCACATTTGTTCTAGTCTCTTCCTGAAGCCAGTGGCTGGGCTGGGCCTGCCCTGAgttgagagagaagggggaggagctaTCCGGTTCCAAAGCCTCTGGGGGGGCCAAGCATTTGCAGTGGATATTGGGAACCTTCCAGTGCTTTGtgtattgtttattgttttgtgtgttgtttgtaAAGCTGCCATCTGACCAAGGTCTCCTGTGCTGATGATACCGGGGACAGGCAGGGAAGAGGGTGGGGCTCTTGGGGTGACTTCTTTTGTTAACTAAGCATTGTGtggttttgccattttttttcttttgtaattcttTTGCTAACTTATTtggatttccttttttaaaaaatgaataaagactgGTTGCTATCAGAGCATCTGCAATGATATTCTCAAGAGGGGAGCCACCAAAACTCTGCACCTTTCCCTTGGAGGTccgaattgggggtgggggtggatcaTGTGAATGGAGCTGGAGTCCTGAGCTGGTTGTTAGATGCAGGAACCAAGTGGCGCACAGCTTGGGGAAAGACCGGATTCCTTAGAAACcctgggcccacagaggcaggcCTGTAAAATACTCTGTTGTACTTTAATTCAGTCAGACGTCATTCACAGTTCCAATTCACAGCCCAATAGGCCACTGCGCATGCTCACGTGCCTTGTGCCCAGCCCACACCTAGGGCTAGGGGTAAAGAGCTGGGTTTTCAGGGCGTTTCTTCTTCAGCTCCATCTCTCCCCTGGATCCATTGGTCACCTTAAGCTCCACGGAGAAGTAGGAAGTGACTATACAGAACAAATGGGGTCAGACGCTGTCATTTCTTCAAAGGACAAACAGCATGTCCCCTGACCACCTTCTGCCCTTCCCTGCAGGCACAGGGATATTCCTGTCCCCAACTACAGCTCAGAAATGAGGAGATTCTGCTAAGGGAGCCAGAGACAAAGAATAATCAGAGGAGAAGCCAGAGTTCTCctcatttgagatttttttttttcagactggcTTCCTAAGGGGAGAAGGTGGGTGGGAAACTGAAAGCAAAGTGCACGGGTAGAGATTGTGTAAGGATTAACATGGGGTCTAAAAGAACTATAATCGGGAACAGGCCAAAACCACCAACTTCAAATTTGCTGTTGGGTCGTACTGTTTGTCTGTTTCCTGGAGATTATTTTCAAACCATTGCAGACAGGGATTCAGTATATGGTGCATCCTCGGTCCCCTTCAGTCCTCTCAGGCCCTTTGTCAACCGACCTGAGCCAGTTTAAGAGAGCAGGCATTGATGGCCATTCTGTGCTTGCTCAAGCTCAGCTGGGCCCCTCCCCACAACTGCCCTCCCTAAAGAAGATAGTATGAGAAAGGCTTGGCGGAGCCTCGGGAACTTGAGGGGGTAAGAAGCTACAGAGGGTGGGTCTCATCAAGGTCTGATTATCGTGAAAAAACAATCATGCATCCTGGTTTGTGGGATTTTCCTACCTTTTGAGTTTGTGTCATTGGATTTACAGTCTTTCAGATAGCCTGAAGGGGAATATTTAAGTCTAGCATTGAGCTTCTGACCGTGGGGCAAAGTAAGTGCCTGCATTACCAATTCCTACCTCTGGTCTAGTGTGCTCCCTTAGGTCCACCAAAATACCCACCTGTGCAACCAAATAGAGCTCTTCTCAGATTTGTGCCCTCTGCCCCAGTGCCTCCCAGTGTTCTTGAGTGGATTGTCCCTGACTACCTTCAGTTGTGACATGTCTGTCCCTTGTCCTCCTAGGTCCCTCCAAGGCTCTAGTGCTAGCCAAGAGCAAGGGTCCTCTGTGAATACCCTGCAGCTTATGGGCTCCAGTTGCTGGAAAATTGTGTTAAAGCCCATTCTTTTCACACttgaaaaagagaacaaaggtcACTGGAGTCAGTTGACCCTTGTGTAGCCACAGCTTGAAAGTCCTCACGCTATAATATGCCCGCACAGCTCAGATGTGGATGATAACCCTGCTTTCCAGGAGTCcagaatattttcataaaataaatgttattaagCATAAAGGTTTCCTTAAATTAACAAACTCTCAGCCTTCACAATTGAATTACAGGTAACAGTCAGGTTAATGAATAACGAGATGGAGTTCTTTAGGGAAATTAACTTAAATTATGTCATCTGTGGAAGTAACTACAATAAATCAAACTAGGCTATTTTGCAATAGCAGCAGCAATGGGAAagttgtggtggtttaaatgtttggtccagggagtgtcagtgtttggaggtgtggccttgttggagtagctgtggtcTTGTCCACTTGtggtaagtgtgtcactgtgggggtagacTTTGAGAGCTTCCTCCCAGCTGCCTGAAGATGCCAGTGttttcctagcagccttcagatgaagatgtagaactctcagttcctccagtcccatgcctgcctggatgctgccatgctcccaccttgatgataatgaactgaacctctgaacctgtaagtcaatcccaattaaatgttgtccttataaaaggaCACTGTGTCCGCTCACAGCAGTACAAACCTAACCAGACACAAGTATCTGCTTTTATTAATATTCATCAACAATTCTCCAGGATGAGATCAGTCAATCCGAGGTGATGTCACAGCCCAGCGCAGTAGACAGACAGTCAAGGAGACAGCACGTGTGCAACATGCTTAGAATGTTCAGGGAGCTGAAGCATGTTGGCTACCTAATTCTACTGCAGCACCAGCTACCATCTCCCTACTGCCTCCCAGGAAAGACTTGGAAAGACTTGGAAGGGTCAAAGCCACAGAGGCAAGGAAAAGAGTCATTGAGTGGCCTTCTACAAGGGACATTGGTGAACATAACATTTCTGAGCTATGTAAACTGGTGGCAAGAGGGGACCTGGGATCCAAGCtatgaataattttttaattaattagtgtgtgtttattttattattatttactttacatcccgcTGCCTCCCAGTAACCCCCTCCCACAACACTTtacccacctcccctcccctcccccctccaagcTCCCCTGTGTATCCCCCTAACCACGGTACTTCAAGTCTGTGGGAGCATGAATAGCTTCGTAAAACTGCCCAGGGGAGGGGCTGGACCCTGAACTAAAGTAATGGAGACCTAtggtggtggtttaaataagaatggctcccagtAGCTCACATATCTGAATgcttggtgtcttagggtttctattcctgcacaaacattattaccaagaagcaagttggggaggaaagggtttattcagcttacacttccacattgctgttcatcaccaaaggaagtcaggattggaactcaagcaggtcaggaagcatgagctgatgcagaggccatggagggatgttacttactggcttacttcccctagcttgcttagcttgctctcttatagaacccaagactaccagcccaggaatggtcccacccacaaggggcctttcctccttgatcactaattgagaaaatgccccacagctggatctcatggaggcatctcccccaactaagttcctttctctgtgataaccccagcctgtgtcaagttgaaacatAAAATCAGTCAGTACACTTGTTCTCTGGTGggtagaactgtttggggaggattaggaggtgtgatcttgttgggggaagtgtcaGTGGTtgggctttcaggtttcaaaagctcacgcCATCCTAGTTAGCTCTCGCCATCCTAGTTAGCTCTCGCTGCCTCTTGGTTGTTGTCTCAACAAGTAAGTAACTTTCAGCTAGTTCTCCTgccatcttgcctgcctgcctgccctgctccccaccatAACGGTCATGGActttaaccctctgaaactgtaagcaagtactcaagtaaatgatttttttaaataagtcgCCTTGGACAGCTACTGAAATGCTGAGATATACAGAGGAAGCTGGGCGGCAGCGGCAGCAGGCTCAGCGTGAAAGGGTCCAAGTAGAGTAAGCCTggacagatgagaaagaaaaccaaccaagcCTAACAGCAGCTTTCTCACACCCTCACCCCAGACTATAAGCCCTTAGCACAAGCCACCCAAACACTAACTTTCCCATCACGCCTGTGAGTGTGTAATAAACAGAAGGGTATTGCTACATGTTTCAAACCCAATACTTCCTTCTCAGAACATAGCAGTGCCAAGGGTCATGAAGTAAAGCTGGACACAGCAAATGAACTTagtgttcaaaagaaaaagaaaaagaaagagagagagagagagagagagagagagagagagagagagagagagaaagaaagaaagaaagaaagaaagaaagaaagaaagaaagaaagaaagaaagaaagaaagaaagaaagaaagtggattGGGGGCtgagcaattaagaacactgactgctcttccagaggtcctgagttcaaaccccagcaaccacatggtggctcacaaccatctgtaatgagatcagatgccgtcttctggagtgtctgaagacaatgacagtgtactaataacatacctaaaataaatgaaatctttaaagaaaatttaaaaaggatggaaggaaggaaggaaggaaggaaggaaggaaggaaggaaggaaggaaggaaggaagaaactgacACCATTTGTACATTGTCTTAAAACCAGGATGTTTATTGGTACGTACACACCTGCTCacgcccccacacacactcacacacacactcacacactcactcctgAAAGCACTGAGCCAATACAGTACTGAGAAGGGACCTGGTTTGACACAGGAGACTGGCAGGGAGAGCTTGGGTCACTGGTGACTCTCCAGAGAAAACAGATATTGACAGTGAGGCAGGGCCACACCATGACAGCAGCCTTTCCTCACTGCACGTAGAGCCCCCTATTTTGTCCTCCCTACTGACCCTGAATGCACCTGGCTCCCCAAGTGCTACCTAGGACACTGCAAACTATGACAGGGTCACAtgggagaggaggggcagggctGACTCTCCCACAAAGCTAGCCCCAGAGTCCCTAGAAGGAGTCAGGTTGTAGGGCTCCTTCCATCTTAGGACTGGCCCTTCTCTATAACTCCACTATTCAGGACCAAGCGTTCTCTCGCTCTAACTAGTTCATGTTCTACTCAGCtgcttctctctccattcccagaGGCCTGTCTGGTAGGGAGACAGA contains:
- the Myog gene encoding myogenin, giving the protein MAPSSWREGLRELGGQWQEQAFSDLMELYETSPYFYQEPHFYDGENYLPVHLQGFEPPGYERTELSLSPEARGPLEEKGLGTPEHCPGQCLPWACKVCKRKSVSVDRRRAATLREKRRLKKVNEAFEALKRSTLLNPNQRLPKVEILRSAIQYIERLQALLSSLNQEERDLRYRGGGGPQPMVPSECNSHSASCSPEWGNALEFGPNPGDHLLAADPTDAHNLHSLTSIVDSITVEDMSVAFPDETMPN